Part of the Dokdonella sp. genome, TGCCCATGCGCACGGCGAGCCCGCACAGGGCGAGGCACAACCAGAACGTCGCTGGATGCCTAAAACGCGGAGCGGTAGCCAGGTGCACGGCCAGCCAGAGCAATTGCAGCGTGCCCGCCATCAGCAATGCGGCCGCCACCAGACCCGGCATTTCAGGATTCATGCGTTGACAACTCCGGTTTCGTGAAGCTTGGGCGATGGCTGCGTGCCAGCCTCCGGAGACACCCCCGATGGAGTTGCACCATGCACATGAACCGAACCCGCCGCGACTTTCTGAAGACGGGCAGCCTCGCCGCCGCAGCCCTCGCCCTGAAGTCCAGGGCCGTGCTGGCAGACGCTGCGGGCAGCCCCGCCGGACCATCCCGTCGAATCGGCATTGCCGTCGTCGGACTCGGCAATTTCGCGGACATCGCGCTGCCACGCATCGCATCGTCCCGCCGGGCGCGAATCACCGCCCTGGTGAGCCGTGATGGCGACAAGGCCAAACGCTACGCATCGATCCATGGCATCGACCGGCAGCATCTCTACACCTATGACGATTTCGATCGCATCGCCATGGATGATACGGTCGACCTGGTCTATCTGACCTTGCCGGTCGGCCTGCACGCCGAATTCGCGATCCGGGCGATGAAGCTTGGCAAGCATGTGCTCAGCGAGAAGACGCTGGCGGCGTCGGTGGCGCAGGGCGAAGCCATGCTGGCAGTCGCCCGCGAGACCGGCCGGCATCTCATGATCGCCTACCGCACCTGCTTCGGACCGGCCTATGCGGCGGTAAGCGCCTTGATCGAAGGCGGCGAGCACGGCCGCGTCGTGCACGTCGATGCGCACAAGGGCTTCCCCATCAGCGTCCCTGGCGACAACTGGCGGTTCGACCGTCGTCTTTCCGGCGGCGGCAGTCTCGTCGACGTGGGGGTCTACAGCATCCAGGCGGCACGCATGTTCGGGGGCGGCATGCCGGTCGAAGTGAGCGCCCAGGCCAGCTCGCCGCGGGACCGGCGCTTCCGCGAAGTGGAGGACACCATCGCCTTCACCTTGCGCTTTCCCAATGGGGTCCTGGCCAGTGGTTCGTCGAGCTGGTCCTATCGCCTGCAGAATCGCCTCCGTGTGGGGCTTGAGCGCGCCTGGGTCGATCTGGAACCCGCATCGCCACTGCTGAACCAGGTGCTCACCATCGCCACCATCGAAGGCGGACATGCGGGGGAATCACGTCCCTTGCCGCAGCAGGATCAGCTGCCACTGATGTTCGACCACATGGCAGAGGTGATCATCGACGGACTGCCGTCCAAGGTTCCCGCGGCCGATGGCCTGAGTGATCTCTACATCATCGATGCGATCCATCGCGCGGTGTCCGGTACCGGTGTCGCCACGGTCCAGGCACGCCAGGCGGGGATGGCACCCGACGCCGCTGCCCGTGTCTGACACCAGGCCGAACCGCGTCGTGCGGCCGATGGGGGTGCAGCGCAGGGAAAGCGGAAGCATCACCGACGCAGGCGGCAACACCGGCGACTTGCCGTGGTGGCGCGCGCACGTGGGATACTTCGCGTTTGTCCCGAACACGCGCCGCGATGAGCGACTCCGCCCAGCACACGCCCCTGATGCGCCAGTACTTCGCCGCCAAGGCCACGCATCCGGATGTGCTGTTGTTCTTCCGCATGGGCGATTTCTATGAGCTCTTCTACGACGATGCGCGCAAGGCCGCGCGGCTGCTCGACATCACCCTGACCCAGCGCGGCACATCGGCCGGCGCGCCGATCCCCATGGCGGGCGTGCCCTACCACGCGGCCGAAGGCTACCTGGCCCGGTTGGTCAAACTCGGCGAGTCGGTGGCGATCTGCGAGCAGATCGGCGATCCGGCCCTGGCCAAGGGTCTGGTCGAGCGCAAGGTCGTGCGCATCGTCACGCCAGGCACGGTGACCGACGAGGCCCTGCTCGAAGAGCGCCGCGACAACCTGCTGTTGGCGGTGAGCGCCGGCAAGAGCGGCTATGGACTCGCCTGGGTCGATCTCGCCGCCGGACGTTTCCTGCTTGGCGAGGTCGCCGGGGCCGAAGCGCTCGCATCCGAACTCGCGCGGCTGCAACCCGTCGAGACCCTGGTCGGCGAGGATGTGGCGTGGCCGAAGTTCGTGACCGCCCTGCCCGGCCTGCGCAAGCGTGCGCCCTGGCATTTCGATAGCGAGACCGGGCGCCGCGAACTATGCCGCTTCTTCGGCACACGCGATCTTGTCGGCTTCGGTGCGGAAGGCCTGACCCTCGCCATCGGCGCCGCCGGCGCCCTGCTCGGCTACGTCGAGGAAACGCAGAAATCCGCATTGCCGCATCTGGGCGGACTTGCCGTCGAGCGCAGTGATGACACCATCGCACTCGACGCGGCGACGCGGCGAAATCTGGAACTCGACACGCACGTCTCGGGCCAGCGCGGCGCGACCCTGCTCGGCGTGCTGGACACCAGCGTCACGCCGATGGGCGCGCGCCTGCTGCACCGCTGGCTCAACCGACCCTTGCGCGACCGCGTGACCCTGCGCCAGCGTTACCACGCCGTGCGCGCCCTGATCGAAGCGCGCCGCATCGAGGCGCTGCGCGATGAACTGCGTGGCATCGGCGACCTCGAACGCATCCTCGCCCGCGTCGCGCTGCGTTCGGCACGGCCCCGCGATCTATCCACGCTGCGTGATGGCCTGGCGCGCACGCCAATCCTGCGTGCCCGCGTCAGCGGCATCGACAGTCCGCGCCTCGACGCCCTGCTCGACCGTCTCGGCGAACACGCCGGCACCGCCAACTTCCTCGCTGCGGCGATCGTCGAACAACCGCCGGCGCTGCAACGCGACGGCGGCGTCGTGCGCGCCGGCTTCGATGCCGAACTCGACGAACTGCGCGCGCTGGCGACGAACGCCGACCAATTCCTCATCGACTTCGAAGAACGCGAGAAGGCGGCGACCGGCATTCCGACCCTCAAGGTCGGCTACAACCGCGTGCACGGCTACTACATCGAGATCAGTCGCGGCCAGGCCGACAAGGCGCCGACCCACTACACGCGGCGGCAGACGATCAAAGGCGCCGAGCGCTACATCACCGAGGAGCTGAAGTCGTTCGAGGACAGGGTGTTGTCGGCTCGCGAACGCTCGTTGATGCGCGAGCGCGCGCTCTACGAGCAGGTGCTCGACACGCTCGCCGCCCAACTGGAAGCGCTGAAGTCGGCTGCCGCCGCGGTCGCCGAACTCGACGTGCTGGCCTGCTTTGCCGAACGTGCCGACACGCTCGACTGGAACGAACCGGAACTCGTCGACGAAGCGGGCATCCGCATAGGGCGTGGCCGCCATCCGGTTGTCGAGCAGGTGCGCGAGGAGCCGTTCGAGCCAAACGACCTCGCCCTCGACGACAGTCGCCGCATGCTGATCGTCACCGGCCCGAACATGGGTGGCAAGTCGACCTACATGCGCCAGGCCGCGCTGATCGTGCTGCTTGCTCACATCGGCAGCTACGTGCCGGCCGCGCGCGCCGCGATTGGGCCGATCGACCGCATCTTCACGCGCATCGGCGCCGGCGACGACCTCTCGCGCGGGCAGTCGACTTTCATGGTCGAGATGAGCGAGACGGCCAACATCCTGCATAACGCAAGTGAGCGCAGCCTCGTGCTGATGGACGAGATCGGTCGCGGCACCAGCACCTACGACGGTCTCGCATTGGCCGAGGCCTGCGCGCGCCATCTCGCCACGGTCAACCGCGCATTCACCTTGTTCGCCACGCACTATTTCGAGTTGACCGAACTGCCAACCCGGCACCCGACCATCGCCAATGTGCACCTGGACGCGGTCGAATACGGCGACCAACTCGTGTTCATGCACGCGGTCAAGGACGGCCCGGCCAACCGCAGCTTCGGTCTGCAGGTGGCCGCGCTGGCCGGCCTGCCGAAGAACGTGATCGCCGACGCGCGCCGCGTGCTGCAGTCGCTCGAAGACGGCACGCATGCGATGGCGGAGACTGCGGCGAAGTCGGATACAGCACAGCTCGGCCTGTTCGCGGCAGCGCTGCCTTCGCCGGTGGAGGAAGCCCTGCGCCGCATCGATCTCGATGGACTCAGCCCCAAGGCTGCGCTCGATGCGCTCTATCGTCTGCAGAGCCTGCTCGAATGAGGCATCGGCAGCAGCCCGATCGACATCCTCCTGACGAACTGGCGCAACGCATCGCCGGTTCCGCGACGCATCAATGCATCTCCAGCCGTTATCCGGCAAGCGATCGGTCGACATGAACGCACACCCAAGCCACGCATCCGCGCCGCACCCCTATTTCGCGTACATCGATGGACTGCGGGCCATCGCCGTGCTCGGCGTGATCGCCTACCACCTCGACAGCGGCTGGCTGCCCGGCGGCTTTGCCGGCGTCGATGTGTTCTTCGTCATCTCCGGCTTCGTGGTCAGCGCTTCCGTCGCCCGCTGGAACGGATCCGGCCTTGGCGGCTTTCTCGCCTACTTTTATGCGCGGCGCATCCGGCGCATCGTGCCCGCTCTCGTGTTTTGCCTGTTGAGCACAAGTCTGGCGTGCACCTTGTTCATTCCGTTCGCCTGGCTGAGTTCGGCGATCGAGACGACCGGCCGATACGCTTTCTTCGGTCTGAGCAATCTGTATCTGGCCAGCCACAACGAGAGCTATTTCTCGCCGACCGCCGAGTTCAACCCATACACCCACACATGGTCGCTGGGGGTGGAAGAGCAGTTCTACCTGCTGTTCCCGCTCCTGTTCTTCGCCTGGTTGCGCCTGGGGCACTGGCGTCGCTTCGCGGTCGTCCTGTTCGTGACCGCGGCACTGGCATCGCTTGCCGATGCCTGGATCCGTGGCCGGTCGGACCCGCCGGCCGCCTTCTACCTGATCACCTCGCGATTCTGGGAACTCGGCCTGGGTGTCCTCGTGTTCATGGCCGTCCATGGCACCGGCGCCTCCCGGGTACGGGAAGCCCGCTGGTACTGGCTCGTGCCTGCCGGCGCCTGGATCTCGCTCGCGCTGATCGCGCTGGCCCTGTTCATGTCACGGGAGCGCACCTTCCCGTTTCCGGGTGCCATGCTGCCAGTCATCGGCACGGCAGGCGCTCTCGCGATCCTGCAGTGGGCGCGCACCGACGCGGTGCCGGCGCGACTGCTCGCCAGTGCGCCCATGCGCTACGTCGGCACGCGCTCCTATTCGCTCTATCTCTGGCACTGGCCCGTGTTCGTGATCATGCGCTGGACCTGTGGGCTTGACGGGCCGGGCCCGACGACCGTGGCGCTCGTCGGCACATTCTGCATCGCCGAACTGTCTTACCGGCTCGTCGAGCAGCCTTTACGGCAGACACGCCGTCTGCACGCCATCCCCCGCATGGCGGTCGTGGCTTCCGGTATCGCCCTGGTCGTCGCCGCCTGGGCTGCGTCGGACCGCCTCATCGCGCTCAAGCCCAAGCTGTCGATGAGCACCGTGGCCCGGCATGCCACGGACTGGTACCCGCAACTGGTTCCGGTGATTCCGCAGCTTCCCGGCTGCCACCTCGTCGTAGGCACGGAAAGCGAGGGCGCGCGACACGCCCAGGTGTTTTCGCGCGGCGGTTGTGCCGAAACTCCAGGCGATCCGCGCCAGATCTTCGTCGTCGGCGACTCGCATGCCATGGCCTACAGCACCTTGTTGACCGAGCACGTCCTTCGCAGCGGCTCGACGGTGCGGCTCTATCCGAACATCGGCTGCACGTTTCTCAGCCTGCAGCCCGAACGTGAGCCTCCCGCATGCGTGGCGAACGGTCGCGAAGTGGTCGAGGACATCCTGTCGCGGGCCCGGCGTGGAGACATCCTGTTTCTCGCCGCCCTGCGACTGACCCGGCTGAGCACACAGTTCGCCATGGTCGACGAAGCGCAGGCCAGAGCGTCGATGCTCGGCGCGAACGCCCTGCAACGGCGCGCGCAGTCAGAAGAGGCCGCCATTGCGTTGCTCTCGGGCATTGCCGGCAACGGACTCGACATCCTGATCGATGCCCCCAAACCGGTGTTCCGCACACCGCCGTTCCGTTGCGCCGATGCGTTCAATGCCGGCAATCCGATCTGCGCCGCGGGCCTGCGGGAATCACGCAAGGACATGGAGGCGTATCGTGCGCCGGTGATGCGCAGCCTCGAACGAATCTCGACAGCGGTTCCGGCAGTACATGTGTGGGATCCCCTGCCCGAACTCTGTGGGGACGAATGGTGCGACTCCATGCGGGATGGCAAACCCGTGTTCTTCGATGGCGATCATCTGAGCGCCCATGGCAACAAGATCCTTTACCCGGCATTCGCGCAGGCGTTGCCGCTGCGCTCCGATGCGCCATCGGCGACGCATGCCGAGTGATCCCGCAGGGCGGACGACGGCACCCGGCGTACCGACGACGCCCCAGGAGCACGTTGCCCACATCGACGGCCTGCGTGCGCTTGCCGTCGTCGCGGTCATCGCCTACCACCTGCATGCACCCGCCATGGCCGGCGGACTGCATGGCGTCGACCTGTTCTTCGTGATCTCGGGTTTCGTCGTTGCCGCCTCGGCCCAACGCGGGGCGGTGGTGGATCTGCGTGGTTTCGCCGGACAGTTCTACCGCCGCCGCTTCCTGCGCATCGCACCGGCGCTGCTGACCTGTTTGCTCACCACCGCACTCGTCAGCATGCTCGTGGTCCCGTTGGCCTGGCTCAGTGACGCCAACGAGAAGACCGGCCTGTACGCCTTCTTCGGCCTGTCCAACCTGTTCCTCGCCTACCGGACCGACGGCTATTTCGCCCCGCGCGCCGAGTTCAATCCGTACCTGCATACCTGGTCGCTCGGCGTCGAGGAGCAGTTCTACCTGTTGTTCCCACTGCTGTTCTTCGCCTGGCTGCGCGGCGGGCGGTGGCGTCTGCTGTCCGTGGCAGCCTTCGCCGTCGTCTTCGCTGGTTCGCTCGCCGACGCCTGCTGGCGTTCGGCCCGCGATGCGAACGCGGCGTTCTATCTCACCACTTCACGTCTGTGGGAAATCGCAGCCGGCGTACTGCTCCATCAGGGCGCCAGGCGGCTGCGCTGGAAGCGAGGAGCGTGGGGCGCGTTTGCCGAAACGGGGGCCTGGCTGGCCTTGATCGCGCTCGTCGCGGTTTTGTGGTTGCCATCACGTGGCGTCGCCTCGATCGTCCCGCTCGTCGCGGCTGCAGTGGTGCTGCTGGTGACCCTGCATGGACGCGACGCGCAATCGCCCCTCGCACGCCTGCTCGGGTTGCCACCGCTGCTCGCACTCGGCCGTCGTTCGTACTCGCTGTATCTGTGGCATTGGCCGGTCTTCGTGCTGATGCGTTGGACGATCGGGCTCGAAGGACCGACGCGGATGGTCCTGGCCGTGCTGCTGACCGCCATGCTCGCCGAGGCCTCATGGCGATGGATCGAGCAACCATTGCGCCACTCGACGCCATTGCGACGTGCACCGGCATGGCGCGTCGTGGCAGGCGGCATCCTCGCCTTGTTCATGGCGGCGATCCTCGGCTACGGCGTGCGCAAATCGGCACCCTGGGCGTCGCTCAGCACGGTCACGCGCGATCGCATGGACTGGCAGGTGAGCGAACACGTCGGCTTGGCCGACGAGCCAGACTGCCGCCTGTCGATGCGTTCGCTCAACGATCCATCGCGTGGCGAGTATGCCGCCCGTGGATGCCAGGGGCGCACGCACGAAGGCCGCACATTGTTCGTGTTCGGTGATTCGCACGCGATGGCCTATACCGGCATGGTCACCGAATACGTCCTGCGCAACGGGGCCAAGGGCGTGCTCTATCGCAACCCGGGCTGCTCGTTCGCCTCGTTGCGCCCGGACGGC contains:
- a CDS encoding Gfo/Idh/MocA family oxidoreductase; the protein is MRPPPDPAFQDSCVDNSGFVKLGRWLRASLRRHPRWSCTMHMNRTRRDFLKTGSLAAAALALKSRAVLADAAGSPAGPSRRIGIAVVGLGNFADIALPRIASSRRARITALVSRDGDKAKRYASIHGIDRQHLYTYDDFDRIAMDDTVDLVYLTLPVGLHAEFAIRAMKLGKHVLSEKTLAASVAQGEAMLAVARETGRHLMIAYRTCFGPAYAAVSALIEGGEHGRVVHVDAHKGFPISVPGDNWRFDRRLSGGGSLVDVGVYSIQAARMFGGGMPVEVSAQASSPRDRRFREVEDTIAFTLRFPNGVLASGSSSWSYRLQNRLRVGLERAWVDLEPASPLLNQVLTIATIEGGHAGESRPLPQQDQLPLMFDHMAEVIIDGLPSKVPAADGLSDLYIIDAIHRAVSGTGVATVQARQAGMAPDAAARV
- the mutS gene encoding DNA mismatch repair protein MutS, coding for MSDSAQHTPLMRQYFAAKATHPDVLLFFRMGDFYELFYDDARKAARLLDITLTQRGTSAGAPIPMAGVPYHAAEGYLARLVKLGESVAICEQIGDPALAKGLVERKVVRIVTPGTVTDEALLEERRDNLLLAVSAGKSGYGLAWVDLAAGRFLLGEVAGAEALASELARLQPVETLVGEDVAWPKFVTALPGLRKRAPWHFDSETGRRELCRFFGTRDLVGFGAEGLTLAIGAAGALLGYVEETQKSALPHLGGLAVERSDDTIALDAATRRNLELDTHVSGQRGATLLGVLDTSVTPMGARLLHRWLNRPLRDRVTLRQRYHAVRALIEARRIEALRDELRGIGDLERILARVALRSARPRDLSTLRDGLARTPILRARVSGIDSPRLDALLDRLGEHAGTANFLAAAIVEQPPALQRDGGVVRAGFDAELDELRALATNADQFLIDFEEREKAATGIPTLKVGYNRVHGYYIEISRGQADKAPTHYTRRQTIKGAERYITEELKSFEDRVLSARERSLMRERALYEQVLDTLAAQLEALKSAAAAVAELDVLACFAERADTLDWNEPELVDEAGIRIGRGRHPVVEQVREEPFEPNDLALDDSRRMLIVTGPNMGGKSTYMRQAALIVLLAHIGSYVPAARAAIGPIDRIFTRIGAGDDLSRGQSTFMVEMSETANILHNASERSLVLMDEIGRGTSTYDGLALAEACARHLATVNRAFTLFATHYFELTELPTRHPTIANVHLDAVEYGDQLVFMHAVKDGPANRSFGLQVAALAGLPKNVIADARRVLQSLEDGTHAMAETAAKSDTAQLGLFAAALPSPVEEALRRIDLDGLSPKAALDALYRLQSLLE
- a CDS encoding acyltransferase family protein, with the translated sequence MNAHPSHASAPHPYFAYIDGLRAIAVLGVIAYHLDSGWLPGGFAGVDVFFVISGFVVSASVARWNGSGLGGFLAYFYARRIRRIVPALVFCLLSTSLACTLFIPFAWLSSAIETTGRYAFFGLSNLYLASHNESYFSPTAEFNPYTHTWSLGVEEQFYLLFPLLFFAWLRLGHWRRFAVVLFVTAALASLADAWIRGRSDPPAAFYLITSRFWELGLGVLVFMAVHGTGASRVREARWYWLVPAGAWISLALIALALFMSRERTFPFPGAMLPVIGTAGALAILQWARTDAVPARLLASAPMRYVGTRSYSLYLWHWPVFVIMRWTCGLDGPGPTTVALVGTFCIAELSYRLVEQPLRQTRRLHAIPRMAVVASGIALVVAAWAASDRLIALKPKLSMSTVARHATDWYPQLVPVIPQLPGCHLVVGTESEGARHAQVFSRGGCAETPGDPRQIFVVGDSHAMAYSTLLTEHVLRSGSTVRLYPNIGCTFLSLQPEREPPACVANGREVVEDILSRARRGDILFLAALRLTRLSTQFAMVDEAQARASMLGANALQRRAQSEEAAIALLSGIAGNGLDILIDAPKPVFRTPPFRCADAFNAGNPICAAGLRESRKDMEAYRAPVMRSLERISTAVPAVHVWDPLPELCGDEWCDSMRDGKPVFFDGDHLSAHGNKILYPAFAQALPLRSDAPSATHAE
- a CDS encoding acyltransferase family protein — its product is MPSDPAGRTTAPGVPTTPQEHVAHIDGLRALAVVAVIAYHLHAPAMAGGLHGVDLFFVISGFVVAASAQRGAVVDLRGFAGQFYRRRFLRIAPALLTCLLTTALVSMLVVPLAWLSDANEKTGLYAFFGLSNLFLAYRTDGYFAPRAEFNPYLHTWSLGVEEQFYLLFPLLFFAWLRGGRWRLLSVAAFAVVFAGSLADACWRSARDANAAFYLTTSRLWEIAAGVLLHQGARRLRWKRGAWGAFAETGAWLALIALVAVLWLPSRGVASIVPLVAAAVVLLVTLHGRDAQSPLARLLGLPPLLALGRRSYSLYLWHWPVFVLMRWTIGLEGPTRMVLAVLLTAMLAEASWRWIEQPLRHSTPLRRAPAWRVVAGGILALFMAAILGYGVRKSAPWASLSTVTRDRMDWQVSEHVGLADEPDCRLSMRSLNDPSRGEYAARGCQGRTHEGRTLFVFGDSHAMAYTGMVTEYVLRNGAKGVLYRNPGCSFASLRPDGMGDACRGQAERVLADITARARRGDILLLASLRVQRLGDQWARFDVGIGSDRDDPARREVEADLVRRLAPLAARGIHLVFDAPKPVFRAPAFRCSDAFNVMNPVCAGGLSISRADVERHRAVALASLERVAAALPGADIFDATPLLCDVVLCEAVRDGRPLFFDGDHLSGHANTVLYPAFVAHLEGGARAHDDRTR